In one Silene latifolia isolate original U9 population chromosome 10, ASM4854445v1, whole genome shotgun sequence genomic region, the following are encoded:
- the LOC141604645 gene encoding uncharacterized protein LOC141604645 yields MASLSTNSLILARNSPSHLSSGSSLKSVDAGFLYPTKVSLTPLRTRKAAQKPLVVQASYSDGERPNNAGMFVGGFILGGLVVGTLASVYAPQISRALAAAGADKKDLMRKLPKFIYDEEKALERTRKILTEKIDQLNSAIDNVSSQLRSEGAPNGAAVNPDEMEEIEAGV; encoded by the exons ATGGCTTCCCTATCAACAAATTCTCTTATCTTGGCTCGTAACTCTCCTTCCCATCTTTCATCAG GCTCTTCTTTGAAATCGGTGGATGCCGGGTTCTTGTACCCCACTAAAGTGAGTCTTACTCCACTTCGTACCAGAAAGGCTGCACAAAAACCTCTCGTTGTCCAGGCTTCATACAG CGATGGTGAGAGACCTAATAATGCAGGCATGTTTGTTGGTGGCTTCATTTTGGGAGGACTGGTAGTTGGTACCCTTGCCTCTGTATATGCACCTCAG ATAAGTAGGGCTCTGGCTGCGGCTGGAGCTGACAAAAAGGATTTGATGCGGAAGCTTCCAAAATTTATTTATGATGAGGAGAAGGCCTTGGAG AGAACAAGGAAAATCCTGACGGAGAAAATAGATCAGTTGAATTCAGCCATCGACAATGTTTCATCTCAGCTGCGTTCTGAAGGAGCCCCAAATGGAGCTGCTGTCAACCCTGATGAAATGGAAGAGATTGAAGCTGGAGTTTGA
- the LOC141607010 gene encoding MLO-like protein 9: MGGGGVGLNQRDLDQTPTWAVAAVCAVIVIISIGLENVLHHIGEYFHKNHKKALYEALEKVKAELMVLGFISLLLTFGQNYIIRMCIPIELANTMLPCHMDRVHSEAPESAAESVPAEAAAAAGHRRLLWYDRRMLSGGGGSEEVCEKGKISLISVNGLHQLHIFIFFLAVFHVMYSCITMLLGRMKIRCWKDWERESINEKGEIDSDAPRFRLTHETSFVRGHTSFWTKSPILFVLGCFFRQFYRAVRRSDYLALRHGFVSVHLAPGSKFDFQKYIKRSLEDDFKVVVGISPLLWASAVFFLLLNVDKWDLMLWLSFLPLVVILAVGTKLEAVITRMAVEITERHAVVQGMPLVQVSDRHFWFSWPQLILYLIHYVLFQNAFEITFFFWIWYEFGLRSCFHQDFNMTILRVALGVGVQFMCCYITLPLYALVTQMGSTMKRSIFDEQTSKALTKWRKNAAKKLHDGKPGPMPVQNLGGKPGSPLDSHEDQFAQSTATIDVHEDEVEPPPPPYDNSSSNNKPDLL; encoded by the exons atgGGAGGAGGAGGTGTTGGGCTTAATCAAAGGGATCTTGATCAAACACCAACATGGGCTGTTGCTGCAgtttgtgctgttattgttatcatCTCCATTGGTTTAGAGAATGTTCTTCATCATATTGGAGAG tattttcataaaaatcacaaGAAAGCTTTGTATGAAGCTCTTGAGAAGGTTAAAGCAG AGTTGATGGTGTTGGGATTCATATCTTTACTACTTACATTTGGACAAAACTACATAATTAGGATGTGTATACCCATAGAACTTGCAAATACAATGTTGCCTTGTCATATGGATCGAGTTCATTCAGAAGCCCCTGAATCGGCGGCTGAAAGCGTACCGGCTGAAGCTGCTGCAGCGGCCGGTCATCGCAGGCTTTTATGGTACGACCGTAGAATgttgagtggtggtggtggttctgaaGAAGTTTGTGAAAAG GGCAAAATTTCTCTCATATCAGTGAATGGATTGCATCAATTGCACATCTTCATATTCTTTTTGGCAGTGTTTCATGTTATGTACAGTTGCATAACTATGTTGCTTGGAAGAATGAAG ATTCGTTGTTGGAAAGATTGGGAACGAGAGTCAATAAACGAGAAAGGTGAAATCGACTCTG ATGCTCCAAGATTTCGGCTAACTCATGAGACATCTTTTGTTAGAGGACATACCAGTTTTTGGACAAAAAGTCCCATCCTCTTTGTTCTC GGATGTTTTTTCCGGCAATTCTACCGGGCTGTTAGAAGATCAGATTACTTAGCTCTACGACATGGATTCGTTAGT GTTCATCTAGCTCCAGGAAGTAAATTCGATTTTCAAAAATATATTAAAAGGTCTTTAGAAGACGACTTTAAGGTAGTTGTCGGTATAAG TCCTTTATTATGGGCATCGGCGGTCTTCTTTTTGCTACTTAATGTTGATA AATGGGATTTGATGCTTTGGTTATCCTTTCTACCTCTCGTT GTGATATTGGCAGTTGGAACAAAGCTTGAAGCAGTAATAACAAGGATGGCAGTTGAAATCACAGAAAGACATGCAGTGGTTCAAGGAATGCCATTAGTTCAAGTTTCTGATCGACATTTTTGGTTTTCTTGGCCACAACTCATCTTATATCTCATTCATTATGTCTTATTTCAG aatgcGTTCGAGATTACATTTTTCTTCTGGATTTGG TATGAGTTTGGTCTAAGATCTTGTTTCCATCAAGATTTTAACATGACCATTCTCCGAGTTGCTCTTGG GGTAGGAGTTCAATTTATGTGTTGCTACATCACATTACCGTTGTATGCTCTTGTCACTCAG ATGGGATCGACGATGAAGAGGTCCATATTCGATGAGCAAACATCAAAGGCACTAACGAAATGGCGTAAAAATGCAGCAAAGAAGTTACATGATGGAAAACCCGGTCCCATGCCAGTTCAAAACCTTGGTGGAAAACCCGGTTCACCATTGGACTCACACGAAGACCAATTTGCCCAAAGTACCGCAACTATTGATGTACACGAAGATGAAGTTGAACCACCTCCTCCTCCGTATGACAATTCCTCATCAAATAACAAACCCGATTTATTATAA
- the LOC141604632 gene encoding uncharacterized protein LOC141604632 → MWTMEDVLSELNEKGENGEKNKGKNNNGMAPGFRFHPTDEELITFYLASKVFYNHNFTTTPFHIAEVDLNRCEPWDLPEGAKMGEKEWYIYSLRDRKYPTGLRTNRATGTGYWKATGKDRQIHSGGNGSATGGAGNGSSSSGMLIGMKKTLVFYQGRAPRGVKTRWVMHEYRLDGLFSSFRLSSKEEWVICRIFQKHGGEKKHFHPPPPPLSPFLRCLPPLLDVPTTSSSSSTTQSLQNRNNNNNNNNNNNNNNNNNNNNNNNNNKPSHFPTYNDSNFLLQSLLENPLPNFSSMTNDTTPTATLFSPHSAINPANPIASTTAGPTGIDHLLKQKRDMQQYQNNMDKICHGTTNDPLFSMAGDVEDDVAVRFDMSSSVATLDRLLNPHQQPHHVNFSTESWPFHQ, encoded by the exons ATGTGGACAATGGAAGATGTATTAAGTGAATTAAATGAAAAAGGAGAAAATGGtgaaaaaaataaaggaaaaaataATAATGGAATGGCACCAGGGTTTAGATTTCATCCAACTGATGAAGAACTTATAACATTTTATCTTGCTTCTAAAGTTTTTTATAATCATAATTTTACTACTACTCCTTTTCATATTGCTGAAGTTGATCTTAATCGTTGCGAGCCTTGGGATCTTCCTG AAGGAGCAAAAATGGGAGAAAAAGAGTGGTATATATACAGTTTAAGGGACAGGAAGTATCCTACAGGGTTAAGGACAAATAGAGCGACCGGAACCGGGTACTGGAAGGCAACCGGAAAGGACAGGCAAATACACTCAGGAGGGAACGGAAGTGCTACCGGAGGAGCCGGTAATGGGTCATCATCATCAGGAATGTTGATTGGTATGAAGAAGACATTGGTGTTTTATCAAGGACGTGCTCCTCGTGGTGTTAAGACTCGTTGGGTTATGCATGAGTATCGTCTTGAcggtcttttctcgtcttttcgactCTCGTCTAAG GAAGAATGGGTAATATGCAGAATATTCCAAAAGCATGGAGGGGAGAAAAAACACTTtcatccaccaccaccacctttaTCACCTTTCCTACGGTGTTTACCACCGTTACTCGATGTcccaacaacctcctcctcatcatcgacAACACAATCACTTCAAaatcgtaataataataataataataataataataataataataataataataataataataataataataataataataataaaccgaGTCATTTTCCAACTTataatgactcgaatttcctacTTCAATCCTTATTAGAAAACCCTCTTCCTAATTTTTCCTCTATGACTAACGACACCACCCCCACCGCCACCCTATTCTCCCCCCATTCCGCCATCAATCCCGCTAATCCGATTGCGTCCACCACGGCCGGCCCCACCGGCATTGACCATCTACTTAAACAGAAGAGGGATATGCAACAATATCAGAATAACATGGATAAAATTTGTCATGGTACTACAAATGATCCATTATTTAGTATGGCGGGTGACGTGGAAGATGATGTGGCGGTTCGATTTGACATGTCATCATCAGTTGCTACATTGGATAGGTTACTAAATCCACATCAGCAGCCTCATCATGTCAACTTTTCTACAGAATCTTGGCCTTTTCATCAATGA